The following nucleotide sequence is from Paroedura picta isolate Pp20150507F chromosome 1, Ppicta_v3.0, whole genome shotgun sequence.
CCATTGTATGAATTGTTCTATGGAGTCtggatttaaataaacaagaaaaatatcatccaggaatctggtataaaaattaatatcagactTAAATGGATTAGTAATATCGTTGTATAACcactggttttcaaggtaaatcataaagaggtttgcgatggttggggccatcggggagcccatagagactccatgagtttgtaagtataaattgtcttcaaattcaaagtaattattttcaaaaatcaaatccaataaatccagcaaaaagtgtgtaggtgggatacataattgtctattgtctaacaaattttgtataactaatcttgcctcttccaatggaatgttggtatataaggatgtgacatccatagtcattaatactgctccttttggtacccttaatttttctatgaggttaataaagtgggtagtgtcttttaacaatgtgtcttgagttggaagcagcttctgaaaatgaaaatctataaatttggctaaaggttccaagaaggatccacattgtgaaataattggtctgcctatgggtggacggtcaggtttatgtatttttggtaaaatatatatgtgagggatccttgggtacttgttttcaagaaaagcagcttcattattattaatatatccaaGTCCCAAGCCCTCATGTATTACAATCCTGATTACTCTTATGATCTCATTAATACAACTATAATTAACAGGTTTAtaatattttctgtcatttaGTTGCCTGAGGACTTCATTTCTATAATCCTCTGTGTTCAGTACTACTATACCTCCTCCTTTATCAGCTGGTTTTATAGTGATGTCTGGATCAGATTGTAACTGTTGCAAAGTATTAAATTCCTCTTGGGTAAGATTAAAAGGGGCATTTCTTCTCTTGTATTTCAGTACCTCCAAATCCCTAAGTACCATTTTTTCAAAAGTGCTTATTTCAGGTACCTCTATTAAGGGTATAAATGTTGATTTTGCTCTAAATCTAACTGGCTGTGTAATCTCCGTAGACTgtggaaaataatatttcaatttaAGTAGACGTGTGAGCTTAAAAAGGTCTACTCTGGTGCGAAAGGCATTGTATTTAGGtacaggaacaaaggagaggccTTTGTTTAAAACTTTGATTTGTGTTTCAGTTAGTGTCTTATTGGATAAATTAAAGACTATTTCTTGCGGGATCCTCTCCTGCTCCCCTGAAAATCCGATTGATATCTATTAGGTTGACGCAAGCGTCTTTGGGGTCTTAAAGCACTTCTTGGAGGTAGTGGTTCCTCACTAGAAAAGCTTGCAGTATCTATTTCCGATTCAGAAAAAGTATCTGGATCCCAAGtaacattttttgttttaaaacgagGATGTTTATAGGTTAACCATGGGTAAACATTATCTGAAGCATAGTCTCTCTGATCACGATTGAACTTACGATTCTTGAATTCTTTAATACTTTCAGTCAGTTTCTTAATATTAGAGTCCAATTCTTCTAATTTGTTATCATAAATATCCTGAGTCACTTTAGATTTGAGATTATTTTTGAGCTGAGAGATCTCAGTGTCCATGGTTTCTAATTGTTTGGAACTCTGCTCTATGATTAACAACATGAGATCAAATGAGCATTTGGTAAGAATAGCTGCCCATTTTTGTTTAAAGTCATCATTGTCTGTGAATAATGTAGGATATTTTTGTATTCTAAGGCCCCTGGGAATTCTATCAttgtttaaatattcatttaagTAAACAGCATGTAAATGGGTTTTCAATTTATGTTTAGACAAATATGTTAATTGttcccaatccccaggtggggcaTCATTATTCACATTTAAAGGAGGTAAGTTTTGAGTAATTCTATCTCTATCCTCATTATTAAAGGCAAAGCCTTGTTTCCAAGTAGCCATCACAAGataagagtacaccacgaaaagaaagggacggttcagaattattgtaacagaagaagaagaacctatcccgggctatattcaacaatttaacaataaatacaaataaacgtttcttatctcttcttatattttttcttatatttttatgtgtataagcacaaccagaacggcctctagattacaccgttttcaattttgttttcctcagtggttgtccttctaaaatacaaaagcatacaattaatacaggcttatcaaccatttttacaaaacagaagagaacatatttaactgaacatagtcattattctagtctacaatagtacatacctcctataatttttataaatatacagtcattgtttctttaatatatatataaatcaaaagccagccttttggctattatcgtaaaccttataaaaattataaaaattatactaaagggccaagtcttacctttaaattatattatatatatgtggcctttggctctctggtttggggaggtctgttcaaaagactcatcccactgggttgtagactgcctctggtaattatactctagctgagaaacttactccatgccacacctataccaattaaagctgcagtctcatctaaaagcgaagagttccaaacatatgtaaaaaatatattttaagggctctaaattctcccaattggctatgaagcctatcagttaggatttaaattataataaactttcttccaaggtacccctatagaggctattaATCTTATACCTAGCTtaagtttaagaaattacagcatcattttgcagtccttgtgtttgcaggtgctacctcacaggaagcaagaaagttccaaattcgtgtttaagcctttagggctcatagtttccagtgagtaaatataaaaactttcacgttgtctcaagatcttattgatgtccatcttgtggtgtccaacagttgagatttgttcaagtccaaagaatagtaaatcttctggtttgtgtccttttttcatgaagtgagtcaccatcggagcatctgttatccggtgtctaagtctggactggtgttcctggatccggaccctaattggacggctggtaataccaatgtacaattgcgcacatggacatataatacaatatactaagtttttacttgaacagttaataaaacgattgatcctcacatagaagccattacctgttgccctgtattccttgataggtaacaaatacttacaaaccccacatgtaccacatttgtaattgcctttaggaaagttacttgctgatgtttcagtattaaattgttttttattaattagttcacctatagtgtggttgcgcctccatgctaatcttaacccattttcacatccaggtaagtccctgattaaatgccaatgtttaaataatatttttctgatatttgtggcaaaatatgaataatcaaaagcacaggtcaatttctgatcttttactctcttattgtactgcaataaatcatgtctctccttggcatctaccctagttttagcctgcttgataatagatggtgggtagccacgatgttcaagggctttacctaattctttactggcattttcataagaagaggagtaatagttaatgcgtttatgtctcaaaaattgcccatagggtaaatttcttatgaggtggggaggatgaaagctattgaaatgaagaagtgtgttccgatctgttggttttttgtatgatgtggtggtcaatctaccatctggttttaaagtgaccaaagtgtctaaaaatggtacttcCACCATGTCATAATGACCTATAAATTTGATTGTGGAATGCTGGCTATTAACCCATTGTATGAATTGTTCTATGGAGTCtggatttaaataaacaagaaaaatatcatccaggaatctggtataaaaattaatatcagactTAAATGGATTAGTAATATCGTTGTATAACcactggttttcaaggtaaatcataaagaggtttgcgatggttggggccatcggggagcccatagagactccatgagtttgtaagtataaattgtcttcaaattcaaagtaattattttcaaaaatcaaatccaataaatccagcaaaaagtgtgtaggtgggatacataattgtctattgtctaacaaattttgtataactaatcttgcctcttccaatggaatgttggtatataaggatgtgacatccatagtcattaatactgctccttttggtacccttaatttttctatgaggttaataaagtgggtagtgtcttttaacaatgtgtcttgagttggaagcagcttctgaaaatgaaaatctataaatttggctaaaggttccaagaaggatccacattgtgaaataattggtctgcctatgggtggacggtcaggtttatgtatttttggtaaaatatatatgtgagggatccttgggtacttgttttcaagaaaagcagcttcattattattaatatatccaaGTCCCAAGCCCTCATGTATTACAATCCTGATTACTCTTATGATCTCATTAATACAACTATAATTAACAGGTTTAtaatattttctgtcatttaGTTGCCTGAGGACTTCATTTCTATAATCCTCTGTGTTCAGTACTACTATACCTCCTCCTTTATCAGCTGGTTTTATAGTGATGTCTGGATCAGATTGTAACTGTTGCAAAGTATTAAATTCCTCTTGGGTAAGATTAAAAGGGGCATTTCTTCTCTTGTATTTCAGTACCTCCAAATCCCTAAGTACCATTTTTTCAAAAGTGCTTATTTCAGGTACCTCTATTAAGGGTATAAATGTTGATTTTGCTCTAAATCTAACTGGCTGTGTAATCTCCGTAGACTgtggaaaataatatttcaatttaAGTAGACGTGTGAGCTTAAAAAGGTCTACTCTGGTGCGAAAGGCATTGTATTTAGGtacaggaacaaaggagaggccTTTGTTTAAAACTTTGATTTGTGTTTCAGTTAGTGTCTTATTGGATAAATTAAAGACTATTTCTTGCGGGATCCTCTCCTGCTCCCCTGAAAATCCGATTGATATCTATTAGGTTGACGCAAGCGTCTTTGGGGTCTTAAAGCACTTCTTGGAGGTAGTGGTTCCTCACTAGAAAAGCTTGCAGTATCTATTTCCGATTCAGAAAAAGTATCTGGATCCCAAGtaacattttttgttttaaaacgagGATGTTTATAGGTTAACCATGGGTAAACATTATCTGAAGCATAGTCTCTCTGATCACGATTGAACTTACGATTCTTGAATTCTTTAATACTTTCAGTCAGTTTCTTAATATTAGAGTCCAATTCTTCTAATTTGTTATCATAAATATCCTGAGTCACTTTAGATTTGAGATTATTTTTGAGCTGAGAGATCTCAGTGTCCATGGTTTCTAATTGTTTGGAACTCTGCTCTATGATTAACAACATGAGATCAAATGAGCATTTGGTAAGAATAGCTGCCCATTTTTGTTTAAAGTCATCATTGTCTGTGAATAATGTAGGATATTTTTGTATTCTAAGGCCCCTGGGAATTCTATCAttgtttaaatattcatttaagTAAACAGCATGTAAATGGGTTTTCAATTTATGTTTAGACAAATATGTTAATTGCGTCAACCTAATAGATATCAATCGGATTTTCAGGGGAGCAGGAGAGGATCCCGCAAGAAATAGTCTTTAATTTATCCAATAAGACACTAACTGAAACACAAATCAAAGTTTTAAACAAAggcctctcctttgttcctgtaCCTAAATACAATGCCTTTCGCACCAGAGTAGACCTTTTTAAGCTCACACGTCTACTtaaattgaaatattattttccacAGTCTACGGAGATTACACAGCCAGTTAGATTTAGAGCAAAATCAACATTTATACCCTTAATAGAGGTACCTGAAATAAGCACTTTTGAAAAAATGGTACTTAGGGATTTGGAGGTACTGAAATACAAGAGAAGAAATGCCCCTTTTAATCTTACCCAAGAGGAATTTAATACTTTGCAACAGTTACAATCTGATCCAGACATCACTATAAAACCAGCTGATAAAGGAGGAGGTATAGTAGTACTGAACACAGAGGATTATAGAAATGAAGTCCTCAGGCAACtaaatgacagaaaatattaTAAACCTGTTAATTATAGTTGTATTAATGAGATCATAAGAGTAATCAGGATTGTAATACATGAGGGCTTGGGACttggatatattaataataatgaagctgcttttcttgaaaacaagtacccaaggatccctcacatatatattttaccaaaaatacataaacctgaccgtccacccataggcagaccaattatttcacaatgtggatccttcttggaacctttagccaaatttatagattttcattttcagaagctgcttccaactcaagacacattgttaaaagacactacccactttattaacctcatagaaaaattaagggtaccaaaaggagcagtattaatgactatggatgtcacatccttatataccaacattccattggaagaggcaagattagttatacaaaatttgttagacaatagacaattatgtatcccacctacacactttttgctggatttattggatttgatttttgaaaataattactttgaatttgaagacaatttatacttacaaactcatggagtctctatgggctccccgatggccccaaccatcgcaaacctctttatgatttaccttgaaaaccagtgGTTATACAACGATATTACTAATCCATTTAagtctgatattaatttttataccagattcctggatgatatttttcttgtttatttaaatccaGACTCCATAGAACAATTCATACAATGGGTTAATAGCCAGCATTCCACAATCAAATTTATAGGTCATTATGACATGGTGgaagtaccatttttagacactttggtcactttaaaaccagatggtagattgaccaccacatcatacaaaaaaccaacagatcggaacacacttcttcatttcaatagctttcatcctccccacctcataagaaatttaccctatgggcaatttttgagacataaacgcattaactattactcctcttcttatgaaaatgccagtaaagaattaggtaaagcccttgaacatcgtggctacccaccatctattatcaagcaggctaaaactagggtagatgccaaggagagacatgatttattgcagtacaataagagagtaaaagatcagaaattgacctgtgcttttgattattcatattttgccacaaatatcagaaaaatattatttaaacattggcatttaatcagggacttacctggatgtgaaaatgggttaagattagcatggaggcgcaaccacactataggtgaactaattaataaaaaacaatttaatactgaaacatcagcaagtaactttcctaaaggcaattacaaatgtggtacatgtggggtttgtaagtatttgttacctatcaaggaatacagggcaacaggtaatggcttctatgtgaggatcaatcgttttattaactgttcaagtaaaaacttagtatattgtattatatgtccatgtgcgcaattgtacattggtattaccagccgtccaattagggtccggatccaggaacaccagtccagacttagacaccggataacagatgctccgatggtgactcacttcatggaaaaaggacacaaaccagaagatttactattctttggacttgaacaaatctcaactgttggacaccacaagatggacatcaataagatcttgagacaacgtgaaagtttttatatttactcactggaaactatgagccctaaaggcttaaacacgaatttggaactttcttgcttcctgtgaggtagcacctgcaaacacaaggactgcaaaatgatgctgtaatttcttaaacttaAGCTAGGTATAAGATtaatagcctctataggggtaccttggaagaaagtttattataatttaaatcctaactgataggcttcatagccaattgggagaatttagagcccttaaaatatattttttacatatgtttggaactcttcgcttttagatgagactgcagctttaattggtataggtgtggcatggagtaagtttctcagctagagtataattaccagaggcagtctacaacccagtgggatgagtcttttgaacagacctccccaaaccagagagccaaaggccacatatata
It contains:
- the LOC143822489 gene encoding uncharacterized protein LOC143822489, which encodes MVLRDLEVLKYKRRNAPFNLTQEEFNTLQQLQSDPDITIKPADKGGGIVVLNTEDYRNEVLRQLNDRKYYKPVNYSCINEIIRVIRIVIHEGLGLGYINNNEAAFLENKYPRIPHIYILPKIHKPDRPPIGRPIISQCGSFLEPLAKFIDFHFQKLLPTQDTLLKDTTHFINLIEKLRVPKGAVLMTMDVTSLYTNIPLEEARLVIQNLLDNRQLCIPPTHFLLDLLDLIFENNYFEFEDNLYLQTHGVSMGSPMAPTIANLFMIYLENQWLYNDITNPFKSDINFYTRFLDDIFLVYLNPDSIEQFIQWVNSQHSTIKFIGHYDMVEVPFLDTLVTLKPDGRLTTTSYKKPTDRNTLLHFNSFHPPHLIRNLPYGQFLRHKRINYYSSSYENASKELGKALEHRGYPPSIIKQAKTRVDAKERHDLLQYNKRVKDQKLTCAFDYSYFATNIRKILFKHWHLIRDLPGCENGLRLAWRRNHTIGELINKKQFNTETSASNFPKGNYKCGTCGVCKYLLPIKEYRATGNGFYVRINRFINCSSKNLVYCIICPCAQLYIGITSRPIRVRIQEHQSRLRHRITDAPMVTHFMEKGHKPEDLLFFGLEQISTVGHHKMDINKILRQRESFYIYSLETMSPKGLNTNLELSCFL